The genome window cccatagactgccagaggtccggacaacaggccctccgatttgacacactgaactctatcagataagtagttggtgaaccaggcgaggcaatcatttgagaatccaaggctgccaataagaatgtggtgattgacagagtcgaaagccttggccaggtcgatgaatatggctgcacagtaacgtctcttatcgatggcggttatgatatcgttttggaccttgagcgtggctgaagtgcacccatgaccagctctgaaaccagattgcatagcggagaaggtacggttgaATTCGAAatagtcggtaatctgtttgttgacttggctttcaaagaccttagaaaggcagggtaggatagatataggtctgtagcaatttgagtctagagtgtctccccctttgaagagggggatgaccgcggcagctttccaatctttgggaatctcagacgatacgaaagagagagccaggtggaaagcatggccagccgtagaaaaatgcttattgaaattctcaattatagtggatttatcggtggtaacagtgtttcttagcctcagagcagtgggcagctgggaggaggtgatcttattctccatggactttacattgtcccagaacttttttgagtttgtgctagaagatgcaaatttctgctcgAAAAAACTAGCCTTAggtttcctaactgcctgtgtatatttgttcctaacttccctgaaaagttgcatatcatagggggctattcgatgccaatgcagaacgccacaggatgtttttgtgctggtcaagggcagtcaagtctggagagaatcaagggctatatctgttcctggttctaaatttttttaatggggcatgcttatttaagatggtgaggaaggcacttttaaagaatgaccaggcatcctctactgactggATGAGGTCAATaaccttccaggatacctgggccaggtcgattaggaaggcctgctcactgaagtattttagggagcgtttgatagtgatgaggggtggtcgtttgaccgcagacccgttacggatgcaggcaatgaggcagtgatcgctgagatcttggttgaaaacagtagAGGTTTATATAAGTCCTGCtgaaaaaggcttctcaacaacAGATTTCTTCCAATCTCGACTACATACTGGATTTTGATGCTTTGGAAGCCACTACAGGATAAAATGTGTCTTTGCTTTTGTTCTTTGACACTTACCTTGTCTCCTCTGTTTGCATTTGCATGTTGCTGGGTTGTGACATTTCAGTAACGTCTGATATGATTGGTCCTCCTGTCATTGCACTATTGGAGCAAGAGGCTGTTTCTGTGGATGGCTGTGGAGAAGGAACAGTAAAATTGTTTAATTAAAGGTTTGTGAAGCTCATAGCCTGACAGTCACTATgcagttaaatatatatatatttttttttatatgatAGTCATGATGTACCAATGCTGGAAACTATAAACACAGTACATCTAGCACCATACTTTGTAAAAATTGTGTAATGGTGAAAGGTAGAGTGGGTTCATACCGACTGGATATAGAACGGTTCATGGAACGGCTCCATTTGGTGGTTATGGCTGAACTTGGAGGCTGGGGGCGTGGTTGAGCCATCGTCCAACATAAGGGGACTAGGGGGGCCAAGCATCACCATGATGGGGAATATAGAGAAATCAATAGTGAATCAATGGAAGTACTCTCTTCTCTTCTGCAATGAAATGTCTTGGAACTGTTAACTCATAATTTATGGAATGAGAGCCATAGACAGCTGTGTCTGCATAGCCTTACTGGATGAGAGCCGAAGATAAGGGGAACTAACTGTAACCCTTCGGGTGGATTGGAAGGGTGAGTCGAGACAGCAGCGGTAGTTTTGAGAAACTACATTTTTAATAAAGCTACGCTTGTATCGAACATGTAGGCCTTAAAACACTGAAATACCCACTTGCTTTTTGACAACAGAGAAAAGTTATGAATTACATTACGTCATTGacttttctattatttttctTTTATTCATCTTATATCAACCACTGCTGTTTCTATTTTGCAAAGGCAGTGTGCACATAATGTAATATCTCTATCAGCAATATATCTAAAAAAGGTGCTCTCTAGAACCtagaagggttcttcggctgtccccacaggagaaccctttaaagaaccctttttggttccaggtagaactcttttgggttccatatagaacctttTCCAaacagggttctacctggaaccaaaaagggttatcctatggcaGTGGTcatcaaccttttctgagtcaagatcacttcctgAGTCAAAATGCATGCCGAGATCTACCGCTCTGATTTTTTattaacatgacttaaaaaatgtaaGCTTATGCAAcaataaccaattaaaaacagtactgtagcaatgaggtttgtgcagtaacctataggcccaatacattatcaccgcatactggctttgcttgaatttacCTGCTAATGCATTGTTCGGgacattttaaaaatatatatatttcaaaatttgaggtaggctatctgatggtcagtctctgcggagggagagagcagcagactgagggtccgtctctcaacatccctccgctctccctttcctGCACACTGAACGaaaagggacaccgtcttccagctgatggcgaaactcgattcgcaccgcattatttctgcctcatgcacaaattcatgttgttactcataTGAACAGAggaagtgaaatattcctcgatattaaaaaagacccaagccgctaataataataacaacgcaaGCCTATCGATACACTTTCCTACTTATTCATTACTGctgtagcgctgagtggaaataggaagaacgcGCATTTTATGGGTTATAAAAGTGTttaatacaaagtgttgacagtgctgagtgagaacttaaacatgaactcactcataaaaacagcagctctttgctgtattcgttgacagtctcgctctagtcatggttttaaacgtttgAAATCTCAAAATCTCAATATTGCTGaagctttcttttatgcctgctacgtcACTGCAGACTCTGTCATCTGAGCAATCTGATTGGCCAGCTTTGGCATAGTGTACTTGATTTCCTCTCCAGGCCCAccgggaaggcagagtttgtaccttcaggcACATAAAATGGCAACAGTTTGCCTATCTGGCGCGCAGGACAGCTGAATTTGCTGCACCTACCACAAACAGCCCGAGAATACAAGAAAAAAaataggaacacaaggctttatcattgaataacccttttgaaacccttttttctaagagtgttccATTACTAACCATCAACAGTGGGGCACAATGTCAGCATAAATTGCATTGTAGAAGCCAGCTATGGCACAGTGTTATGAATGTTATTGGAAACGGTATAAACAGATCTGAAAATGTCCAGTTAAAGTGATGTCAGTTCTAAATCTTTTGGCGGTATGAATGTGACATGAAATGAGGGAAAATATGAGTGTTTTATGTCACTGTCCCTTGTTCTTTGACTTTGACCGATTTGTTCACACGGGTCACACAAGCTGATGGTGCATTTCCcatagagggtagagggtcatGCGCCCTGGTTCAGTGGGGTGGTGTGGGtgtgagaggatgggagggatgggtgagtgattgtgtgtgtgtgtgaggggcttAGGGCTCAGTAGGTCTGATTCAGCATTCAGCTCCATTCATCCAAGCTGGGATTGTGTTGCGCGTCAGCTGACCACATACAGCTGAGTTGGCCATTCCcactgctgtgtttgtgtgtttgtgtgactatTGTCGATGTGTTAGTATGGTGTGTTAACGAGTGTATGTatatacaagtgtgtgtgtgtgtgtgtgtttttgagtgcATGTATTGTGAATCTTAGCCTTTGTGTGTCGAGGACAATGTACTCACAGCTTTCTCTTCATTCCTACAGTGCTTGTTGTGTTTGACTGCATCTGGCTGAAAAGGAACTGAATCAGCTATAAAGGAGCAAAAAACAGAGAATGATTCAGCACCAAAGTAACACACTCTGACTCCCCAttttccctctcttttcctctctctctaattcacacacactgtatagTCATGTTAACTGAGAATTTCTCACCTTATTCATGGCTTTCTGCTGCTGGGTGTGGTTCTGTCTCAGTGAGACCACCTCTCTCCACAGCACCTCATTCTGCCTGGAGGAGTAAGACAGACCACTGTGGCATTCACCAGTTTACTATCACCCCTTCACTCACCACCCCGCACGTCCCACGTGTGTGATCTATATGTGTGATTACTGGGCGATGCTCTGATTTCAGCCTGTTCACCCTGATGTGTCCTATCTGAGGGTTCAGCCACATGTCACCACCACTGATTCCAGATCAGATAGAGACACGTGACAAGACCACCTGTTCTGCTACCTGACACATGCGCCACCTGACCAGCACACCTGATGCTATTATAGGGTGCAACAGGTGAGCAGCTGAATGTCAGGTGAGCAGCTGAATGTTCTCTTAAACCAATGTAGACAATAGACCTAACCATTGGAACATATAATGAGGCCAGGGACAATGCATGGGCTACTGAGGATGGACTATGAGTCTGTTACATACAGTATGGCTTAGTATGGTTAGTAATACATTTTGTCCCACTTCAGTGGCCTTAAACCACATTTTTTATAGCATTACACCAACTACAGTACTGATTATAGTAATTGTATTAATTTAGCAAATTGTTGTTGTAATTATGATTGATGCCATGTATCAGCACATATCGCTACTTACTGTTTCATGTCTTGCATCTGACACTCCATGTTCTCTTGTTGGCTGCGCAGTACCTGTACTTCATACAGCAGCTTACTCAAGTCCTCCTGCCGTACTTTAGTCTCTTCACTCTTCACGATGGAGACctaaacacacagacaaacagacacagatgTCTCACTATGTGTactttgttggtgtgtgtgttttatttccTAGGTTTCTGTCTCACCTTCCTCTTGATGTGCTCCAGCAGGTGTTCGTGGCCTTGCAGGAAGTAGAGGTGCTGAAACTCTGTGTCATCTCTCTCTGGCTTCACCAGACCACTCTGCTCTATGTTCACCACCTTCCTGAAGCCATCTGTACATCAGCCCAGAGGTTTGcggcacacagcaacacacacacacaaacacatgcacacacaatcacacctcaagaggcacaaacacacatccaGAGGCACAAACACTCAAATACATAAATTAATGCATAGCCTACCTACACATAAACAATACAAAAGTCACTCCTACCCAATTGACTTCTAAATACTGCTAAATATCTGACAGGGTATTTCTCTATTCTCTAGAGCTGAGGAGAGGTACTCACACATGTTGAGCTGACGAACAAAGctggccatgttgttatgtttgaAGTATTTTGGCAGGACCTCTTTGGCAAACCTGCCCTGGTCGAACACATGGAAGCTGGTCCCAGTCTGAGGGACATAACCAAAATAGGGGTTTGTGTTTAAGTTCTATGAAACACTGGTTAGACATTGACTACCTCAATTCAACATtcagggccagtttcccagacaagTTAAAGGGACCAAAAAACagtttcaatggagattcttcattgagcatgctttttagtccaggactaggctgtCCGGGAAACCAGCCCAATGTCAAAAACATATAATGCTCAGTTCTATAAATCCTGTGAAGGTTGATCAAGTAGGAAGTGTATTTTTTGCTTTATACCAATAAGTCCATATAACATCTGTTCTGAGAAATGTGTATATCCTTGTTAATTTTTTTACAGGCTACCTGGATTAAAACAGAACAGGGGAAGCTTTGCCACttacattaaaaatatatatgttctAAGAATTCTAAGTGCTAAAATTAAggttgaggggaaaaaacgatgtaCCAGCAAACTGTACCCATACCTCTTAGACACTAAATCAATGCGAAGCTTAAGAACTTTTGTCATTTCATCATAGTCCAATAGCACATTCTTTAAGTGTTAAACAGGTTGGCTACATGATTTTGAAAATGTTGTTAAAGTCAATATTTCTATCCCCATATGTGTCCAGTAAGCAAAAATCAGTTAATGAACATGATGAAGTCATGATTCTCTCAAAGATGGTTCCTCACTTACATTTTGAGGAGTCTGTAAGCCAGATTGTGGAGTCTTGGGCATAACAGTAACACAAACAGGTACAAAGATAAAGATGTCAAGGGTTGCTTAGTATGTGGTCTCATTCACCACTTCTTACACTGTGAAGATGTGTGATACAATACTGATATGATCGATATTAATCATACTTTTTGACGATACCCTTAGTTTATAATGGGAACAACACTGGAAGACATTTACTCGGTTACCCTCCAGATCTATCTAATGCTGCCAATGAATGCGAGGCACATGTTTTGGGTTAACCAAAGGTTTAAACACATCCATTTTTCAGTCAACCCGAGTATAAACAGTCATGATATCCAATTAATTTGATAGTCAAACATAGAACTTGTCTATTACTCATAGTTCTATCTTGCCACTGCACCTAACCATTACTTATCTTCTCATTCTTGTAATTTATATCAAACACATTGAATATATTCAACAGTATGAAAGACCTCTGACTCTCTTTTACCAACTTAACCAATCAGAAGAGTCAGTGCTTCAGGTACTCACAGCACTCCAGCAGATGAGGTGGTTGGTGTCCGGGTCCTCGACCAGGGTCCACAGTTTGGTGAGGAAGGCAGGCACATTACTGGCATAACCTCCATCCACACCAATAGAGCCAGGAGATTCCTGCATGGCTACGCTTCAGTTGGAGCAAGGCGGTGTTATTAAGAATATGTGTAAGAGTGTGTATGTGCACAGGtcctactccatctctgagctgCTTTGCTGCTGACTCTCTCTGGACCAGTCATACGGCCATATCAGGCCCTGTCATCCCTACAGGCCATCGTCAGCACAAACCTGCCCCTGCAGCATCACCATAGCCCTCCAACACAACAAAAGACCACACTGGAAAACAATacaggccatcacaaagcctagAATAATAGCACACTGTCATGCCAGACAATACGATACAGCACAGGAGCGCTGGTGAatacgtgtgtgtgggtgtgtatactGAGACTCCTCAATTACTTATCTTCACAGATCATAGACAAACACATAAATATCATATAACAACATCATCCAACCCTTAGAAAGAGTACATAGTACAGTATGTGCTTTGCATGAATTGTGTATCAATGCCCACTGGTTTTGTGTCACAAAGGTTATTGTTTTACCCAAAACAATATAAAGTTATTTTAACTGACTGTCTGATAAAATCTGATAAGGATAATTTCCAAATCCCGGTCAGAAATACAAATTAGTTCTTATTTGTGACCATGTAATGGAATTCTTGTTTGCATCTCTGAAGAATCCTAATTTTTATGTATCTTGATCTGTGTTTAGTCACATGACAAATAGTTAAGCTCCTTAGGCACTAAACAAAAACTGAAACATAAATACAAATAGAAGTAGGGCCTACAATTGTGATGTGATGAAAATCACTGAAACAACACTGAAAAAGAAATACCAAAGTACAAAACATAAATGCAAAATAGTGACACTGAAAAATATAGCTGATATTCAAGGCTGACATATGGGCTATGTTCAAAACGAGCAGCAACCTTTGTACAGCATGCTTAGAAAAAAAGCTTCTGGATTTAACCAAAATAGTTAAATTCTTTCTTCATACATGGCACCCCTTAAGGTTCTATATATAACCAAaattggttccatatagaaccctgtATGGAACCcaagggttctatatggaactaGTTTTGGTTCAGTAAAGAAGAACCCTACAAAGGGTTCTATACATTcactgcacaaaacattaggaacactctttccaagactgaccaggtgaatccaggtgaaagctatgatcccttattgatgtcacctgttaaatccacttcaagacggtgtagatgaaggggaggagacaggttaaagaaggatttttaagccttgagacaattgagacatggattgtgtatgtgtgccattctgcGGATGAATGGGCACGAcaaaacagggtatggtagtaggtgtcaagcgcatcggtttgagtgtgtcaagaactgcaacgctgctgggtttttcacgctcaacagtttccagtgtgtatcaacaatggtccaccacccaaaggacatccagccaactttacacaactgtgggaagcattggagtcaacatgggccagcgtcccttttgaaatgctttcgacaccttgtggagtccaagCTCCgacgaattgaagctgttctgagggcaaaaggggttgcaACTTAATATTAGTTAAGTGTTCACAGTGTGTATGACCTTTATGGGTTCCATATATGAAGCAAGCAatatggagacttatatttccctcactaactttaaacatcagctatttgagcagctaaccgattgctgcagctgtacatagcccatctgcaaATAGCCcaaccaatctacctacctcatccccatattgtttttatttacttttctgcccttttgcacaccagtatttctacttgcacatcaccatctgctcatctatcactccagtgttaatttcctaaattgtaattacttcgctactatggcctatttattgccttacctcctcacgccgtttgcacacactgtatatagactttatttttcttcttctattgtgttagactgtacgcttgtttattccttgtgtaattctgtgttgttgtttgtcgcactgctttgctttatcttggccagctcgcagttgtaaatgagaactcgttctcaactagcttacctggttaaataaaggtgaaattaaaatttAAAATATAACCCTTTTCAGTTAAATccagaacctttttttctaataGTTCAGTAGCTTCCTCTGAAACGAGTCATCTGAGTTCAATGGTGAAGGGAAATGTAATGAGTATTGATAGACTTTTTCATCCAACAGAGAAAACTGCCAGTATTTTGATAGATTATTTGGATCATACATCAATGTTTCATTTTAAGGTGGCCTTACAGACCTATTTTTCTTTCAATAATCTATGAAATACATTTTATAGAAAGTGGCTTAAGCTCTTATCTCATACAAAGTCTCCATTTAaacagggacaatagagcccttcAATAATCATTCACCCAACACTTTTTTCATGGCACAACAGGGATATTTCACTTTGTTCTGGCCTACAACTTTAAAATAATGGAAGTTTCATTTTTTGTCTTTTTATGTACTGTGGCGCCATCTAGTGCTTTGATGTTTATGGATTCTTATTATCACATTTACTACAGATGGCCAGTTCATAGTCAGTGCATACTTTATAGAAAAGGTCAGTACTGCAATAACAAGGTGTCTGATATcctcttacatttacattacattgaaTGTGATCTTCACAATGACTTCCAGGTGGACCAACAGGATGTCTCCAACAGCTAGCCAGGATCAAAGTCTTCATGCAGGCCAAAGATGCCCTCTCTGCCCTGGGAGGATGAAACTTGAGTAGCGCTGGTATATTCAATTTCCAGAGTGCACTGTGCTCTGGGTCAAATGGAGATGAATTGAGCTGCACTGGTCCTAGAGGTCAAAAGTAGATTAGTTTTATAGCAATTAGAAACAGAACTTTGCATAAATGAACTATGTGGTCAGTGTTACAGTATGCTGAACACGTACAAGAGACCTTCAGACAGAATTTAAGTCAAGTGCCTCCTTTTGGGTTAATAAATAGTTTCTTAAGGGAGAGTTAGGTGATGCAGTGCATGCTCTTATACCGTACTATTGTCAGAGTATTTCCAATTTACGCGAGTTGCCAAAGGAGTTACAACCTACTCAGGTAGAGAGATAGGATTTAATTAGATTCCTGTCTGGCAGGCCATTCTGTAGGGAAGGGCTTTAGAGGAAATGGATGGTAGAGAAACAGCACTGCTACATAATGTAAGCAACCTGTCAAAGATACAGTCTGTCTAATATCTCAAAGCAACATTTATCTTTTGGTTTCTGAAAAACAGGAAATAGTTTAGATACTTATCCTGATCATTTATTGATATAAAAAGACATTTACATGCTGCAAGCAACTACAAAGCAACACTTTGTATTTTTTTCCCAAATCACTTGTATTTGCATTTAGATGCATTTGACCCCCCATGTGCCTGGGAGAGAGCCGGCTGAAATACCTAAGCAGAATCAAAAATGCATTGCATTGATGTTCATTCTCGTGATATCATGGGCATGCAAGACTATGGGGCCTATTTCGGTTTGGGTATGTTACTTTTTAAATGTAGCCAGtaacagttactagttacctgttgaAAATTCTAATCAGGaccgtaacttttggattaccgaaactcagtaacgtaatcagATTATTTTccgttacttttggattactttccccttaagaggcattagaagaagacaaaaatgatcCATCAAACACAATTAGTGTGTCATCATAATGGTCTCTGACTATTGGTCAGActtgctcaggtggaacaaacgtAAACGTtcaccttttttcaatgctgactTGAATgttattgagaaaacagaaaggtgaaGATCCTTTCTGAATTCAAAAGTAATCCAATAAGTAATCATCGTTTTTCAAAAGTAATCTGATTAAAATATTTTAGCTGGTAAAGTAATTGATTGTAGTTACCgttttttgtaatcagattacagactgATTACAACTGATTACTCCCCAAACAcgtcattgaaatgacgtggaaacattgttgattcaacca of Salvelinus fontinalis isolate EN_2023a chromosome 12, ASM2944872v1, whole genome shotgun sequence contains these proteins:
- the LOC129867105 gene encoding heat shock factor protein 4-like → MQESPGSIGVDGGYASNVPAFLTKLWTLVEDPDTNHLICWSATPQSGLQTPQNTGTSFHVFDQGRFAKEVLPKYFKHNNMASFVRQLNMYGFRKVVNIEQSGLVKPERDDTEFQHLYFLQGHEHLLEHIKRKVSIVKSEETKVRQEDLSKLLYEVQVLRSQQENMECQMQDMKQQNEVLWREVVSLRQNHTQQQKAMNKLIQFLFSQMQSNTTSTVGMKRKLPLMLDDGSTTPPASKFSHNHQMEPFHEPFYIQSPSTETASCSNSAMTGGPIISDVTEMSQPSNMQMQTEETRDKCMMLIKEEPGSPGVRGRGEGVPLGSCEVCSEPPVLPVAMVQSVLEGRGSGADRRLKRPALERPEVPDAEENVDMSLEDLQLLLRTHQQSVEPTTAVMDPFNFNLPLSEWNFTDMDSNLKSYMFQSQEAEAYPNAGCEEQ